The Stenotrophomonas maltophilia sequence CCGTGGTCCCCAGGATTTCCGGGTTGACGAAGACGATGTAGGACATCGTCAGGAAGGTGGTGACACCGGCCAGCAGCTCGGTGCGCACGGTGGTGCCGTGCTGCTGCAGCTGGAACAGGCGCTCGAACAGGGACATGGGGAAATCTCAACCCGTTGGTCGTGGGTACCGACCGTTGATGGTGGGTACCGACCGTTGGTCGGTACGCCTTCCGTCACCACCAACGGTGGTGACCTACCAGAATGCAGAACGGCCGCGCAGAGCGCGGCCGTTCTTTCTTTCTTTCTTTCTTATTTCAGCGCCTTGAAGCGCAGGCGCTTCGGCGCAGCGTCGTCGCCCATGCGGCGGCGCTTGTCCTCTTCGTATTCGCGGTAGTTGCCCTGGAAGAACTCCACGTGCGAATCACCTTCGAAGGCCAGGATGTGGGTCGCGATGCGATCCAGGAACCAGCGGTCATGCGAAATGACGAAGGTGTTGCCCGGGAACTCCAGCAGCGCATCTTCCAGCGCACGCAGGGTTTCGATGTCCAGGTCGTTGGACGGTTCGTCGAGCAGCAGCACGTTGCCACCCTGCAGCAGGGTCTTGGCCATGTGCAGGCGGCCGCGCTCACCACCGGACAGCGAACCGACCATCTTCTGCTGGTCCTGGCCCTTGAAGTTGAAGCGGCCGATGTAGGCGCGCGACTGGATCTCGATGCCGTTGATGTTGAGGATGTCCAGGCCGCCAGCGATTTCCTGGAAGACGTTGTGGTTGCCTTCCAGCGCGTCACGGCTCTGGTCCACGTAGGACAGCTTCACGGTCGGGCCGACCACGATCTCGCCGGTATCCGGCTTTTCCTGGCCGGTGATCATCTTGAACAGGGTCGACTTGCCGGCACCGTTCGGGCCGATGATGCCGACGATGGCGCCGGCCGGCACCAGGAAGCTCAGGTTGTCGAACAGCAGGCGGTCGCCGAACTTCTTGGAGACATTCTTGAACTCCATCACCGCATTGCCCAGGCGCTCGCCCGGCGGGATGAAGATTTCGTTGGTCTCGTTGCGCTTCTGGTAATCGACCGACTGCAGCTCTTCCAGGCGGGCCAGACGGGCCTTGCCCTTGGTGCGGCCGCCCTTGGCGTTCTGGCGCGACCACTCCAGTTCCTTCTGGATCGCCTTCTGGCGAGCCTTTTCCTGGTTGTCTTCCTGCTTCAGGCGCTCGTCCTTCTGGGTCAGCCAGTCGGTGTAGTTGCCCTTCCACGGAATGCCGCGGCCGCGGTCCAGTTCCAGGATCCACTCGGCGGCGTTGTCCAGGAAGTAGCGATCGTGGGTAACGGCCACCACGGTGCCGGTGTAGCGCGCCAGGAACTGTTCCAGCCATTCCACCGACTCGGCGTCGAGGTGGTTGGTCGGTTCGTCGAGCAGCAGCATGTCCGGCTTCTGCAGCAGCAGGCGGCACAGGGCCACGCGGCGCTTCTCACCGCCGGACAGCTTGCCGACCACGGCATCCCACGGCGGCAGGCGCAGCGCATCGGCGGCCACGTCCAGCTGGTTTTCCAGCGTGTGTGCATCGCCGGCGGCGAGGATCGCCTCCAGGCGCTCCTGTTCCTTGGCCAGCGCGTCGAAGTCGGCGCCTTCCTCGGCGTAGGCCAGGTACACCGCGTCCAGCGCGGCCTGTGCCTGCAGCACTTCGCCCACGCCTTCCTCGACCGCTTCACGCACGGTCTTGGTCGGGTCCAGCTCCGGTTCCTGCGCCAGGTAGCCGACCTTGATGCCCGGCTGCGGGCGGGCTTCGCCCTCGAAATCGGTGTCCACGCCGGCCATGATCTTCAGCACGGTGGACTTGCCGGCGCCGTTCAGGCCCAGCAGGCCGATCTTCGCGCCCGGGAAGAAGGACAGCGAGATGTCCTTGATGATCTGCCGCTTGGGCGGGACCACCTTGGACACGCGGTTCATGGTGTAGATGTATTGCGAGGACATGCGGTCTCCGTAGGCGCGGCCCTGCGCCCGACCCGTCACGGGAACATCCCGTTACGGCAGCGGGCACAGACTGGAATGGAATACCGCCAATTATAGCCGGAACCGGTTCCGGGCCGCGCCCGGGAGGGGCCCCCGGGCTGGCCGTGGCCTGAATACTTCGTCACAGTCCTTCAGCGGGAAGCGTTTCCAGCCGGAAACGGTTCAGATCGGGTGCGCAATATGGGTTCACCACCCACCCGAGCAGAGGTCTGACATGCGCATCAATCGAGTAATGGCCGGCGCCGTGGCCTCTGTGCTGGCGCTGGGCGCCGTGGCCCCGGCATTTGCCGACAACGACCATCGCCGCGACCACGACCGCCGTGAGTGGCGGGAGGATCGCCGTGAGTGGCGCCAGGACCGCCGTGACTGGGAGCGCGACCGCCGCGAGGCCCGGCGCGACTGGGAACGCGACCGCCGCGACTGGCACCGCGACCATGACCGCTACTACCGCCCGGCACCGCCGCGTGTGGTCTATCGCCCGGCACCGCCGCCGCCGCGCTATGGCGGCTACGGTTGGCGGGTCGGTTCGCCCTACCGCGATTACTACCGTGGCCCGGTCTACGTGGTGAATGACTACCCGCGCTACCACCTGCGCCGTCCGCCGTACGGGCACCACTGGATCCGCGATGACCGCGGCAACATGCTGCTGGTGGCCATCGCTACCGGCGTGATCGCCCAGTACGTGCTCAGCGGGCGCTGACCCCGCAACGCCAATCGAAACCATACGGGGCCGGATTCCTTCGGGGATGCCGGCCCCGTCTGTTTCGGCCCCAGCGGGCCGGTGCGGGGCTACAATCGGGGGCTGAGTCGTACCCCTTTTCCCTGCCTGCTGGAGTACCCGATGTTCCCGCGTGACGTCCGCATCGAATCCTACGATCCCGAACTGGCCAAGGCCATCGCCGCTGAGACCCAGCGCCAGGAAGACCACGTCGAGCTGATCGCCAGCGAGAACTACACCAGCCCGGCGGTGATGGAAGCCCAGGGCAGCCAGCTGACCAACAAGTACGCCGAAGGCTACCCGGGCAAGCGCTATTACGGCGGCTGCGAATACGTGGACATCGCCGAGCAGCTGGCGATCGACCGCCTGAAGCAGCTGTTCGGTGCGGACTATGCCAACGTGCAGCCGCACAGCGGCTCGCAGGCCAACCAGGCCGTGTACTTCGCCCTGCTGCAGCCGGGTGACACCATCCTCGGCATGAGCCTGGCCCACGGCGGCCACCTCACCCACGGCGCCAAGGTGAACGCCTCGGGCAAGCTGTTCAACGCCGTGCAGTACGGCGTGAACGACCAGGGCCTGATCGATTACGACGAAGTCGAGCGCCTGGCCCTGGAGCACAAGCCGAAGATGGTCGTGGCCGGCTTCTCGGCCTACTCCCAGGTGATCGACTGGGCGCGCTTCCGCGCCATCGCCGACAAGGTCGGTGCCTACCTGTTCGTCGACATGGCCCACGTTGCTGGCCTGGTCGCCGCTGGCGTCTACCCGAGCCCGCTGGAGCACGCGCATGTGGTCACCTCGACCACCCACAAGACCCTGCGCGGCCCGCGTGGCGGCATCATCGTCGCCAAGGGCGCCGACGAAGACCTGGTCAAGAAGCTGCAGTCGATCGTGTTCCCGGGCATCCAGGGCGGTCCGCTGATGCACGTCATCGCCGGCAAGGCCGTGGCCTTCAAGGAAGCACTGGAACCGGGCTTCAAGGCCTACCAGCAGCAGGTGGTGAAGAACGCCCAGGCGATGGCCAACACGCTGATCGCGCGCGGCTACAAGATCGTCTCCGGCGGCACCCAGAATCACCTGATGCTGGTCGACATGATCGGCAAGGACGTGTCCGGCAAGGACGCGGAAGCCGCACTGGGCAAGGCCCACATCACCGTCAACAAGAACTCGGTGCCGAACGACCCGCGTTCGCCGTTCGTGACCTCGGGCCTGCGCCTGGGTACCCCGGCGGTGACCACCCGTGGTTACGTCGAACAGGACTGCGTGGACCTGGCCAACTGGATCGCCGACGTGCTTGATGCACCGAACGACGACGCTGTCATCGCCCGCGTGCGCGACGCCGTCAGCGCGCAGTGCCGCAAGTACCCGGTCTACGGCTGATCGAAACAGGGGTCGGATCCCTTCCCGCAGGGAAGGGCTCTGACCCCAGCACCGGAGTGTTCGCGCATGGATGAGCGCCGCCTCAAATATGTGTACGCCGTGCTGGCCGTGCTGTTCGGCCTGCCCAGCCTTTTCATGGGCGGCGTCGGCGCCTGCATCGCCCTGGTCATGGGGGTGATCGGCCTGGTCTCGCTGGATGCTGACAAGCTGTGGTTCGCTGCCGTCATGTGTGTCTGGGGAACGGCCGCGCTTGCCGGCCTGGTGGCCTGGGCCGCGCTCAGCGTCATCTGGTTGCGTGATGGACTGCAGGGCCTGCGCACGGCCTCGCCACGCTGGTGGTGGTTGCTGGGCATGGGCGTGCTGGCGGGCCTGCCGTTGCTGGGATTGGCGATATATACCTTCTCCGGGCTGGGCCCGGCGGTGGTGAGCGGTCTCTTCGCTGGGCCGTCGCTGCTGGTGCCCACCGGCATGCTGATGCTCCTGCGTGCGCGTGCCGATGCCGTGGATGTGCCGCCCGTGCGAGCACGGGTATCGGAGTAACCGCGCATGGATGAGCGTCGCCTCAAATACCTGTACGCCGCGTTGGCGGTACTGCTCGGCCTGCCCAGCCTGGCGATGGGCGGCGCGGTCGCGGTGATGTTCCTGGTTGTTGGCCTGCAATCCTTCGGCGGCAACCGCTCCCCCGATCTGGTGCCACTGCTGTGGGGCCTGGCCGGCGTGGCGGGTTGCCTGGCCTGGCTGTGGATCAGCGCCGGCTACCTGCTGCAGGGCCGGGCCGGCCTGCAGGTGCGCGCGATCTGGTGGTGGCTGCTGCTGGCCGGTGGGCTGGCCGCGCTGCCGGTTCTCTGGATGACCGCATGGTTCGGCTTCCAGCAGGGGGGCGCCGCGTTGGAACTATTGCTGCTGGGGCCGTCGATGCTGGTACCGGCCGCCATGCTGGTGTGGCTCAAGCGCCGCGCCTGACGCGGCCAATCAAAGGGAATGGAACGCATGGATGAGCAGCAGCACAAACGATGGATGGGGATAGCAGGCCTGCTGGTAGGCCTGCCCACCGCGGCGGCAGGAGGCACCGTGGCGGTGCTGGGCCTGATATACCTGGTGGACGGCAAGTACCTGGCCGGCAACGAGTCTACGGTGATCGCGCTGTGGTCGTTGGCCGGACTTCTCGGTCTGTTGTCATGGATGTGGCTGACCGGGCTCTTCCTGTGGCGCGGCCGCGATGGTCTGCGCCAATCCCCGCTTGTCGCTTGGATTGGGCTGCTGCTGGGGACCCTCGCCGCGCTGGGCGTGGTCGCCGCCACGCTGTATTTCACCTTCAAGCATGGTGAGATAACGACGCTGGGCTTCCTCGGGCTTGGCCCGCCGTTGCTGGTGATGGCGGGGCACCTGGCGTGGCTGCGCTGGGGCGGGAATACTCCGGCGTCGGGGCCGGCCGGCTGAGTGGCGGTCCAAGGAGCGCATCGGGCGCCCATTCCGGCTTTCGCGCAGGCACTTCCGCGCAGGCAGCATTTGCTGCTGGACCCTTTCTCAGGTACCTTTGCGACGCTGCCATGACCGTGGCATCTAGGTTGCCCCCTGAGCCAGGCGTTCCATGCATTGCCCCTTCTGCCAACATGCCGATACCCGGGTCATCGACTCGCGCGTCTCTGAAGACGGCGCGACGATCCGTCGTCGGCGTGAGTGCGAGGCGTGCGGCGAGCGCTTCAGCACCATGGAAACGGTTGAGCTGAAGCTGCCGGCCATCGTCAAGAGCGACGGCACCCGCGAGGCGTTCGACCAGCGCAAGGTGCGGGCGGGTTTCGACCGCGCGCTGCAGAAGCGTGCCGTGGCCGAGGACAAGATCGAGGCGGCGGTGCGCGCGGTGGTTCACCAGCTGCGCATCAGCGGCGAGCGCGAAGTGCCTTCGATCAAGGTCGGCGAGTTCGTGATGAACGAACTGCGCAAGCTCGATCATGTGGGCTATGTGCGCTTCGCATCGGTGTACCGCAGCTTCGAGGACGTTGCCGATTTCCGCGAGGAGATCGAGAAGCTGGAACGCGACCTACCGTCCAGTACCGAACAGCTGCAACTGCTGGGCGACGTGATTGCCCTGACCAAGAAGAAGAAGGGCTGACCACCTCTGCCCTGGTGGGTGCCAACCGTTGGTTGGCACTGATGGCATGGATCAACACCGGCGGCGTTACCATGGCCGCATGAGCACCCCGTTCTCCGTCCTGGATCACCTGCACATGGCCAACGCGCTGCGCCTGGCCGAGCGTGCTGCCTACACCACCCGCCCGAACCCGATGGTCGGCTGTGTCATCGCCCATGGCGAACGTGTGGTCGGGCAGGGCTGGCACCAGCGTGCCGGTGGACCGCACGCCGAAGTGTTCGCGCTGCGCGAGGCCGGCAGCGAGGCCCGCGGTGCCACCGCCTATGTCACGCTGGAACCCTGCGCACACTACGGTCGCACGCCACCGTGTGCGCTGGCACTGATCGAGGCGGGCGTGTCGCGCGTGGTTGCCGCGATGCGCGATCCGTTCCCGAAGGTCGATGGCGGCGGCTTCGATCTGCTGCGCAACGCCGGCATCGAGGTCGCCGAAGGACTGATGGCGACACAGGCGCGCGAGATCAACAAGGGCTTCCTGTCGCGTGTGGAGCGCAACCGCCCGTGGCTGCGGGTGAAGCTGGCCGCCAGCCTCGATGGCCGTACCGCGATGGCCGATGGCAGCTCCAAGTGGATCACCGGTCCAGCCGCGCGCGAAGATGTGCAGCATTGGCGCGCGCGTGCGGGCGCGATCCTGACCGGCGCCGATACCGTGCTGGCCGACGACCCGATGCTGACCGTGCGCCTGGCCGACACCGAGGTGATGCCGCCGCTGCGCGTCGTGCTCGATTCGCGCCTGCGTTCGCTTGAATGCAGTCGCGTGCGCGAGGGCGGGGCACCGACGCTGTACCTGCATGATGCAGCGGTGAGCGCCCCGGATGCGGCCGACGCCGAATTCGCCAGCGTGCCCTGCATTGATGGGCGGCTGGACCTGGGCGCGGTGCTGGCGCTGCTGGCCGAGCGTGGCATCAACGAAGTGCATACCGAAGCCGGCGCCACCCTGGCGGGCGCGCTGCTGCGCGGCGGCTGGGTGGACGAACTGCTGCTGTACCAGGCACCTACGCTGCTGGGTGATGGCGGTCGTCCGCTGCTGGCCGGCCTTGGCATCGAGGCGATGGACCAGCAGCGCCGCCTGCGCGTGGTCGACCAGCGCCAGGTGGGGGATGACCTGCGGTTGCTGCTGCGCCGGTAGTCGAATCCGGTCGTGCCGGGCCATGCCCGGCGGAAGCCATCAGGGATCGCAGGTCTCTTCGGCGCCTTCCGACAGAGGTGCACCCAACCACGAATCGAATGGAAGCAGCCGCCCCAGAATGGTCTGGTACAACTGCTGCGCGCGCTGGGCGTGTTCAGATCCGGACCGCGCCTGGTACCTGCTGATCACCGGAGTGCAGCGCGCCACGTCCGGCGCATTGCGAAGCAGCGACGCCCAGCGCAGGAAGAGTGCATCGACGCGCGCCAGCCGCTCACTGTCCGGGGCCGCATGCATCGCCAGATAGTCGCTCCGCAGCGGCTCGATGTCCGGAAGCTGGCACACCAGACGGTACAGGCCGATTTCCGGTGATCCCAATGGGGTGAAGTCCAGCGCAGTACAGCGAACCCTGGTGAGGCGGGCGGCCAATGCTTCCGCAAAGGTCACGGTAGTAGTCACTGCAGGCGTGGGGAAGGCTTGGCGCGAAAGCCATGCAGGCACATCTTCGATGATGGGCTGCCAGTCGATGGTCTGGGAGGGCTCGGCGTGTCCATGCTGCGTCCTGAGCACCTGCCGGGCTTCGGCATCATCCTGCAGGAGCACGTGTGCTTGGAGGGTGTACTCCTGTTCGGGTGACAATGATGCGCCCGAAGCACCGCAAGATATGACGCTCAGGATAAGTGATGCGACCTGCATCCGTGTTGTCGTCCAGCGAGCCGTTGCCCTTGAAATCATCATTGCCACCCTTCCGGTGCCTCTTCACAATGCAGGGACTGAACGGGCACTCTGAAGAGCCACGCTTCGATGGCGGCTCCGACATCGCGCCGCGGTGGGAGTGAATCTCGCATTTGCCTTCTATTGGTGCTGACGGCGCTCGAGCTGCCGGTGCACGAAGGATGCGACGGGGATGTTGCGGTAGTCGACAAGCTGGTCCTCGTCCATGGCGAGAGCAGCCGGACGTTGGCGATCACGATCTTTTCCGAGGCAGGGTCGGTTGCGGACGCCAGTTGAGCGTGAAGTCCGGGGGCCAGGGGTGTCAACGTCAGTATCAGGAAATGACACGGCCGCACGAACGGGGCCGCGCGTGGACCGCAGCAGAGCATGCAACGATTCAACTCCGGCTGCCATGCAGAACGTCCGAAAGCCTGTCAGGTGGCAGATGCCGGGGGGCTGCTCATCTGCAATCCCGGTTCCACAATGCCTCCACTCTGGGACGAAGGGCTATGCACTGCTGTACCAGCTCGGTCTCGGAAACCTCCTTGTGCCTTGTGCTCAGTGCCCGGGCCAGTTCGTGGGCGCCGGCCAGTTCCTGCGGCGCGATGCGGGCCATGCAGCGACGATGCCGATCGACAAGGTTGTCGCATTCGTCCAGGCCGGTGACGTGCATGATGGCGGTGCGCATGGTCTCGTTGGACTGGTCACGAAGTTGCATGATCAGCGCTTCAATCAGCACCTCTCCCACATCGCGTTCGATGCGGCCGTAACGCAGTCGTTCACCCCGGTATCCATCCTGTGCGCTTTGCCAGCCGTGATCGACTGCAGAAGATACAAGCCGGGTGGAGCCGCTGATGGTGCGGTAGGGGCCATCGCGCAATATCGTCATGTACGCCTTCCAGAGTCGTTCCTGGCCTTGATCGGTTCCGCCGAACAGGGCGGCATCAGACAAGGGGCGGAGGCGCTCCACGTCACCCACGCGGCAGGTGAAGTGGACATCGGCCACCCGCGTGCCGGCAATCACGTCGTGCCAGATCTCGCTGCGCTCGGCCCTGCATCGGGAGCCGGCCACAACGTCTGACGCCCAGGTCTGGTGTGCCGAAGCGTCGGCAGCGTCGGGGCCGGTGTTCCGCTTGAGGCTCTCCAGGCGTGTGACCAACAGGCCTGGCAGCGTGAACGTGTCGGTGTCCGCATCGGCTGGCGGCCCGCCCAGCGCCTGCACGGCGCCGGTGTCGTTCTCGTACATTGCCTTGATCAGGAGATCGAACGTCTGCTCGGGCGTCGGCTCCCGCGCTGCTGCCAGGCGCAGGGGCATGGCCAGAACAATGAGAAAGCACAGGGCGTAGCGGCGCATGGTGGCACCATCAAGGCAGGGGCGGAAAGACTGCTGCCCCTGCTCTTGGCGGTCCATGCAATTTATTGCAGATGTCGATGCCGTTGCCGTCAGCGATGTGCATCGCTGACGTTGCCATCGCGTCAGCTTACGCGCACGCGTCGGTCCACATCATCTCGGCGATCGGGCGCAGCGCCTTGCACTCCTGCGTCATCTCGTCGGCCGACTTCACCTGGGCCTTGGCCTTCAGTTCCTCGGCCATCGCGTCCACGCCGCCGATCTGGTCCGGTGCGATCTTCGCCACGCAGCTGCGGTGCTGCTGCAGCAACAGGTCGCAGCCCGGTACGCCGGTTACCTTCGGCGCGCTGGCCGCCTGCGCGTCCTGCATCCAGTCTTCGAACGGGGCCAGTGCACCGGCTACGGTGCCTACCAGGTCATCGAAATTGCCGCTGTACCAATAGCCATTGTCCTTGGCAGAGTACAGGGTGAAGGTGCCGCTGACCGGCACGCGCGCGCCACTCTGCAGTGCCTGGGTGTAGGCATCGGTGAACTGCTTGCGCGAGGCCGGGCTGGCATCGGCGGCCAGGCTGGCGGCGAACAGCGGGCGCACCTTGCCCAGGTCGGGTACCTGGCAGCTGAAACTGATGCGCGCCAGCTTCTGGTCTTCAACGTATTCGTTGTCTTCGATCACGCTCTTGGTCGCGCGGCACTTCGAATCACGCAGCGCCTTGGCATACAGCGCTTCGGTGGCCGCTGCGTCGGCCTGGGCACCGGTGCTGGCCAGTACGGTCTGCCAGGGTTCGGCCAATGCCTTGGCCAGCGCGCCCGGGGTCGGTGTCACCGCGTCCTGGCCTTCAAAGGCGGGTTTCAGCGCGTCGTTGAGCGTGCGGGTAGCAGCAGCGTCGTCTTCCAGCAGGGTACGCGCGTACAGGTCGAAGGCCTGCTCGGGGGTCAGTTGGGCCGATGCAGCGCCGGCCATCAGCGGGGCGCACAGCAGGGCGCTGGCCAGCAGGGTACGGGTGAAGGTCTTCATGACGGTGTTTTCCTGTTCCAGAGGCGCGCAAGCCTAGCGCATCCAGCGGTACTTTCGATGGCGGCCCGAGGTCACATGGCGGTGTACTCCGGCCAAAAAAACGGGCCCCTTGCGGGGCCCGTTCGATCGCACGACGAGGAGCGATCGTTGGATCAGAAGCTGGCGCGCACGCCGACCGAGTACTGGGTGACGTCGCGGTAGCCGGAGATCTCGCCCACCAGGCCCCAGGTCCGGGTGAAGTTGACCTGGCCGCCGACGGTGCCGACCCAGGTGCCCTTGAAGTTGTTGCCGCCATCCATGTAGCCGGCCTTGGCCCAGGCTTCGGTCATGCGCGACGGCTTGCCGCGGATACCCATGGTGACGCGGCCCAGATTGGTGTGGTCCTTGCCGTGGTAACGCACGCCGTCATAGCGCAGGGTCGATTCGGCGTTCTGGCGCACCCAGGCGGCATCGGCGGTGAAGTCCACGCGGTCGCTCCACGGCATGTGGTAGCCAATGCCCAGCTCCGGCTGGTTCAGCTCCAGCTTCAGCGAATCTTCGCCGTAATGGCGGGTCTTGCTGGTGCGCGACCAGCCACCGAACACGTAGACCTGTTCGGCGATGGCCACCGAGCCACGCAGGTAGCCGCCGTCGACCTTCGGGTCGTCCAGTGCGTTGTCGTCAACCTTGACCTGCGTCCAGCCGCCTTCAACGTAGGTGTAGCTCAGGGCGTCGGCCGAAGCCGAGAACGGGGCGGCGGCCAGCAGGGCGGCCACGATCAGCATCTTGCGCATGGGAATTCCTGTGAATTTCAGTCCTTTGGCGGGCCTGCCCAGCGGGCTGCCCGTGGCGACCTCATGTCGTCCGGGGCAGAATTTTAATGAAAGCTTTACAAATTGCGAGCGACGGCCGTCACAGCTGTGGCATCCGACCCCGTTCAGCCCGGGCTGGTACACTGGCCATGCCGGTTCGCCGGTACACAAACGTCTTCAGGGCGGGGTGCAATTCCCCACCGGCGGTAGGTGCGCAAGCACGAGCCCGCGAGCGCCCCGGCCCACGGCCGGGGGTCAGCAGATCCGGTCCAATGCCGGAGCCGACGGTCATAGTCCGGATGAAAGAAGACGGTGCCACAGGGCTCATGCCCTGTGTGCGCCTGTTTGCCTTGCGGCGTTTTTCGCTCACATTCCGCGGAGAACGTTACTTGTTTACTGGAATCATCGAAGGCGTCGGCCGTCTGGCCGCACGCGAACCCATCGGCGGCGATGTCCGCTTCACCTTCAACGTCGGGAATCTGCCGTTCGACAACGTGCAGATGGGCGAGAGCA is a genomic window containing:
- the ettA gene encoding energy-dependent translational throttle protein EttA — encoded protein: MSSQYIYTMNRVSKVVPPKRQIIKDISLSFFPGAKIGLLGLNGAGKSTVLKIMAGVDTDFEGEARPQPGIKVGYLAQEPELDPTKTVREAVEEGVGEVLQAQAALDAVYLAYAEEGADFDALAKEQERLEAILAAGDAHTLENQLDVAADALRLPPWDAVVGKLSGGEKRRVALCRLLLQKPDMLLLDEPTNHLDAESVEWLEQFLARYTGTVVAVTHDRYFLDNAAEWILELDRGRGIPWKGNYTDWLTQKDERLKQEDNQEKARQKAIQKELEWSRQNAKGGRTKGKARLARLEELQSVDYQKRNETNEIFIPPGERLGNAVMEFKNVSKKFGDRLLFDNLSFLVPAGAIVGIIGPNGAGKSTLFKMITGQEKPDTGEIVVGPTVKLSYVDQSRDALEGNHNVFQEIAGGLDILNINGIEIQSRAYIGRFNFKGQDQQKMVGSLSGGERGRLHMAKTLLQGGNVLLLDEPSNDLDIETLRALEDALLEFPGNTFVISHDRWFLDRIATHILAFEGDSHVEFFQGNYREYEEDKRRRMGDDAAPKRLRFKALK
- a CDS encoding RcnB family protein; this translates as MRINRVMAGAVASVLALGAVAPAFADNDHRRDHDRREWREDRREWRQDRRDWERDRREARRDWERDRRDWHRDHDRYYRPAPPRVVYRPAPPPPRYGGYGWRVGSPYRDYYRGPVYVVNDYPRYHLRRPPYGHHWIRDDRGNMLLVAIATGVIAQYVLSGR
- the glyA gene encoding serine hydroxymethyltransferase — translated: MFPRDVRIESYDPELAKAIAAETQRQEDHVELIASENYTSPAVMEAQGSQLTNKYAEGYPGKRYYGGCEYVDIAEQLAIDRLKQLFGADYANVQPHSGSQANQAVYFALLQPGDTILGMSLAHGGHLTHGAKVNASGKLFNAVQYGVNDQGLIDYDEVERLALEHKPKMVVAGFSAYSQVIDWARFRAIADKVGAYLFVDMAHVAGLVAAGVYPSPLEHAHVVTSTTHKTLRGPRGGIIVAKGADEDLVKKLQSIVFPGIQGGPLMHVIAGKAVAFKEALEPGFKAYQQQVVKNAQAMANTLIARGYKIVSGGTQNHLMLVDMIGKDVSGKDAEAALGKAHITVNKNSVPNDPRSPFVTSGLRLGTPAVTTRGYVEQDCVDLANWIADVLDAPNDDAVIARVRDAVSAQCRKYPVYG
- the nrdR gene encoding transcriptional regulator NrdR codes for the protein MHCPFCQHADTRVIDSRVSEDGATIRRRRECEACGERFSTMETVELKLPAIVKSDGTREAFDQRKVRAGFDRALQKRAVAEDKIEAAVRAVVHQLRISGEREVPSIKVGEFVMNELRKLDHVGYVRFASVYRSFEDVADFREEIEKLERDLPSSTEQLQLLGDVIALTKKKKG
- the ribD gene encoding bifunctional diaminohydroxyphosphoribosylaminopyrimidine deaminase/5-amino-6-(5-phosphoribosylamino)uracil reductase RibD, with product MSTPFSVLDHLHMANALRLAERAAYTTRPNPMVGCVIAHGERVVGQGWHQRAGGPHAEVFALREAGSEARGATAYVTLEPCAHYGRTPPCALALIEAGVSRVVAAMRDPFPKVDGGGFDLLRNAGIEVAEGLMATQAREINKGFLSRVERNRPWLRVKLAASLDGRTAMADGSSKWITGPAAREDVQHWRARAGAILTGADTVLADDPMLTVRLADTEVMPPLRVVLDSRLRSLECSRVREGGAPTLYLHDAAVSAPDAADAEFASVPCIDGRLDLGAVLALLAERGINEVHTEAGATLAGALLRGGWVDELLLYQAPTLLGDGGRPLLAGLGIEAMDQQRRLRVVDQRQVGDDLRLLLRR